From a region of the Aeoliella mucimassa genome:
- a CDS encoding efflux RND transporter permease subunit, giving the protein MNPAKFALEQRTTTIILSLITIGVGMYAYTRLGRLEFPDFVIKEVVVTTPYPGASAEEVEQQVTDVLEENIQSLGELKEVRSTSQDGLSIIHAEMKDKYRGDADLQQIWDKLRRKVNDIQGSLPPGAGPSIVNDDFSDVYGLFFSLSGEDYSYKELKEYAEELKKNLVLCQDVAKISFWGLQPEVIYIEIPQARMAELGISPQAILQLLQSQDVVQPSGHVRMGEDYIRIEPTGSFNSEERIGELLIAAPGVGGSIRLRDIATIRRDYLDPARSLMRFNGKPAIGLGVSTVAGGNAVTMGDAVKARLAELEPMRPPGLEVETIYDQGATVNVAINGFMINLIESVLIVIVLLLIFMGWRSGLLIGFVLVMTILGDFIYMWLAEITLQKISLGALILALGMLVDNAIVVVEGVLIKLQRGIDHKTAAIDTVAQTQMPLLGATFIASLAFAAIGLAPGNVGEFCSSLFWVLGSSLMISWLTAVTVTPLLCVWMLKAPAADQADKDPYDSTFFHIYRSLLDRIIRLWPVSLAAVAAAVVAAGIGFAYVPNFFFPESSQPLFTVDLYRPEGTHIEETSATMRSIEEHLNSEEHVKRVTTFIGQGALRFILTYSPKDPNSSYGSLVVYTDDLESMPDVMERLKTYLARAFPDSEYVVQRWKDGPPYDYAIEARFRGPDPIVLRDLADQAMVKMREANCTPTRHNWRNRTTVLRPEFSEVKARSVGITRNDVAQALRANFGGQTVGVYREENDLLPIMLRSPAEEHTNYQKAREVYVWSAITGQPVSLNSVLDWNEDRPGSEDALIHRRHREREITAQCNPSSGLASVTMRTLQPEIENIKLPAGYTLEWGGELDASADGQEPLAKMFPICLAGMFVILICLFNQVREPIVIFLCLPLISIGVTAGLLITGLPFGFMSILGYLGLSGMLIKNAIVLIDEIEVNKHAGLHPYQAVLDAGVSRLRPVAMASGTTVLGMAPLVWDPFYKGMAATVASGLIGSTILILLVLPLFYVLAFWIKREESPAAKPATTPAPVATEPEETEE; this is encoded by the coding sequence ATGAATCCCGCAAAGTTTGCCCTAGAGCAGCGCACCACGACGATCATCTTGAGCCTCATCACCATCGGCGTAGGCATGTATGCCTACACGCGACTGGGGCGGCTTGAGTTTCCCGACTTCGTCATCAAAGAAGTGGTGGTCACCACCCCCTACCCTGGTGCGTCGGCCGAAGAGGTAGAGCAGCAAGTGACCGACGTGCTGGAAGAGAACATCCAGTCGCTCGGCGAGCTGAAAGAGGTCCGCTCGACTTCGCAAGATGGTTTGTCGATCATCCACGCGGAAATGAAAGACAAGTACCGCGGCGATGCCGACCTGCAGCAAATCTGGGACAAGCTGCGCCGCAAAGTGAACGACATCCAAGGCTCGCTTCCCCCAGGTGCAGGCCCTTCGATCGTAAACGACGACTTTAGCGACGTGTACGGGCTATTCTTTTCGCTCTCGGGCGAAGACTACTCGTACAAGGAGCTGAAGGAGTACGCCGAGGAACTCAAGAAGAACCTGGTGCTCTGCCAGGACGTGGCCAAAATCTCGTTCTGGGGTTTGCAACCCGAAGTGATCTATATCGAGATTCCTCAAGCTCGCATGGCCGAGTTGGGCATCTCGCCGCAGGCGATCTTGCAGCTCCTGCAATCGCAAGACGTCGTGCAGCCCTCAGGGCACGTGCGAATGGGCGAAGACTATATTCGCATCGAACCTACTGGCTCGTTCAACTCCGAGGAGCGCATCGGCGAGCTATTGATCGCCGCGCCGGGAGTCGGCGGATCGATTCGGTTGCGCGACATTGCGACGATCCGCCGCGACTACCTCGATCCCGCCCGGTCGCTGATGCGATTCAATGGCAAGCCGGCCATCGGCCTGGGGGTTTCAACCGTCGCAGGTGGCAACGCGGTGACGATGGGCGACGCGGTAAAGGCCCGGCTGGCGGAACTCGAACCGATGCGCCCGCCTGGGCTCGAGGTCGAAACGATCTACGACCAGGGAGCCACGGTAAACGTGGCCATCAATGGGTTCATGATCAACCTGATCGAGTCGGTGCTGATTGTGATTGTGCTATTGCTGATTTTTATGGGCTGGCGGAGCGGCCTGTTGATCGGTTTCGTGCTGGTAATGACTATTTTGGGCGACTTCATCTATATGTGGCTCGCTGAGATTACTCTGCAGAAGATTTCGCTCGGTGCCCTTATTCTCGCGCTCGGCATGCTCGTGGACAATGCGATTGTGGTAGTCGAAGGGGTACTCATCAAACTCCAACGCGGCATCGATCACAAGACGGCCGCCATCGACACGGTCGCCCAAACGCAAATGCCGCTGCTGGGAGCCACGTTCATTGCGTCGCTCGCCTTTGCGGCGATTGGCCTGGCGCCTGGCAACGTCGGCGAGTTTTGTAGTTCGCTGTTCTGGGTGCTCGGCAGTTCGCTGATGATTAGCTGGCTCACCGCGGTTACCGTGACTCCCCTGCTTTGCGTCTGGATGCTGAAAGCTCCTGCTGCTGACCAGGCCGATAAAGATCCCTACGATAGCACCTTCTTTCATATCTATCGCTCGCTGCTCGACCGCATCATTCGACTATGGCCCGTCTCCCTGGCAGCCGTGGCTGCAGCGGTGGTCGCCGCTGGCATCGGCTTCGCCTATGTGCCGAACTTCTTCTTCCCCGAATCGAGTCAGCCGCTCTTCACGGTGGACCTCTATCGCCCGGAAGGAACGCACATCGAGGAAACGTCGGCCACGATGCGGAGCATCGAAGAGCACCTGAATAGCGAAGAGCACGTGAAACGGGTGACCACGTTTATTGGTCAAGGTGCGCTACGTTTCATCCTGACCTATAGCCCGAAGGATCCGAACTCCAGCTACGGAAGTTTGGTGGTGTACACGGATGACCTGGAATCGATGCCCGACGTGATGGAGCGACTAAAGACCTATCTCGCCCGCGCATTCCCCGATTCCGAATACGTGGTGCAGCGTTGGAAAGATGGTCCTCCTTACGACTATGCCATCGAAGCTCGCTTCCGTGGACCCGATCCGATTGTGCTGCGTGATCTTGCCGATCAGGCAATGGTAAAGATGCGAGAAGCAAACTGCACGCCGACCCGACACAACTGGCGTAATCGCACCACGGTGCTGCGACCCGAGTTCTCGGAAGTAAAAGCCCGCAGCGTCGGGATTACTCGAAACGATGTCGCCCAGGCGCTGCGAGCCAACTTCGGCGGGCAGACCGTGGGGGTGTATCGCGAAGAAAACGACTTGCTGCCGATCATGTTGCGATCGCCGGCCGAGGAGCACACAAACTACCAAAAAGCTCGCGAGGTTTACGTCTGGAGTGCCATTACCGGCCAACCAGTGTCGCTGAACAGCGTATTGGATTGGAACGAAGATCGCCCAGGTTCGGAGGATGCGCTAATCCATCGTCGCCACCGCGAGCGCGAGATCACCGCACAGTGCAATCCCTCGAGCGGACTGGCCTCGGTCACCATGCGGACCCTCCAGCCGGAGATCGAGAACATTAAGCTGCCTGCTGGTTACACGCTGGAGTGGGGCGGCGAGCTTGACGCTTCGGCCGACGGGCAGGAACCGCTCGCGAAGATGTTCCCCATCTGCCTGGCGGGAATGTTCGTGATCTTGATCTGCCTGTTCAATCAAGTTCGCGAGCCAATTGTGATCTTCCTTTGCTTGCCGCTGATCTCGATTGGTGTTACCGCAGGGCTGTTGATTACCGGACTGCCATTCGGCTTCATGTCGATCCTCGGCTACCTGGGTCTCTCCGGCATGTTGATCAAGAACGCGATCGTGCTGATCGACGAGATCGAAGTCAACAAACATGCCGGGTTGCATCCCTACCAGGCGGTGCTCGACGCAGGCGTCAGTCGTCTGCGCCCAGTGGCCATGGCTTCCGGCACCACGGTGCTCGGCATGGCTCCGTTGGTGTGGGACCCGTTCTACAAAGGCATGGCCGCTACGGTGGCTTCGGGCCTGATTGGTTCGACCATTTTGATCTTGCTGGTGCTGCCGCTGTTCTATGTGCTGGCCTTCTGGATCAAACGCGAAGAGTCCCCAGCCGCCAAGCCTGCAACCACCCCTGCACCAGTCGCTACGGAACCTGAAGAGACTGAAGAGTGA
- the mntR gene encoding manganese-binding transcriptional regulator MntR — MASKRNKSNEYRRTRHDHATETAEDYVEAIAQIESDRGECRGADLARLFAVSHVTVTKTVARLKDEGLVDSQPYGPISLTARGRKLARESQERHELVLGFLLAIGVSEQAARVDAEGIEHHVSSETLDCFAEWIAKIEASK; from the coding sequence ATGGCTTCGAAGCGAAACAAATCGAACGAGTACCGACGCACACGCCATGACCATGCGACCGAAACGGCGGAGGACTACGTGGAAGCGATTGCTCAGATCGAAAGTGATCGAGGCGAGTGTCGTGGGGCGGATCTCGCGCGGTTATTTGCGGTGAGTCATGTCACGGTGACCAAGACCGTCGCCCGCTTGAAGGACGAAGGACTCGTTGATTCGCAGCCGTACGGTCCGATTTCACTCACCGCTCGCGGGCGGAAGCTGGCGCGCGAGTCGCAGGAACGCCACGAACTGGTGCTCGGCTTTCTGCTCGCCATTGGGGTCAGCGAGCAGGCTGCACGTGTCGATGCCGAAGGGATCGAGCATCATGTGAGTAGCGAAACACTCGACTGCTTCGCCGAGTGGATCGCTAAGATCGAAGCCAGCAAGTAG
- a CDS encoding DUF1559 domain-containing protein: MSQPNTIRLGNCRGFTLVELLVVIAIVGLLISLLLPAVQNSREAVRRNACMNNLKQLALALHHYESAQRCLPSGYQSNSLASPPPATRDPNTWDAPPGWGWTALLLEHLEQGSLAERIDFNKPVWELKHASLVDTRIALLQCPSSTGPREAFDLVDQAGAPLTIAGHTPRLGRSDYVASHGQESCWGECGSQATGLVFTDIYKGLTRTITIDGNASRVADGPFYRNSKVALREVTDGLSHTIFLGEHSSALSDKSWAGVVPGAVVHPRFTSPENGPDAAATLVLVHAGPSGGELDITGQPIIHPINFPTLHVGQMYAEHSYGGNIAMGDGSVTFTTEDVDPIVWAEYSSINEHEIPGNL, encoded by the coding sequence GTGTCACAGCCAAACACGATTCGACTCGGCAATTGCCGAGGATTTACGCTGGTTGAGCTGTTGGTGGTGATCGCCATTGTGGGGCTGCTCATCTCGCTGCTATTGCCAGCCGTGCAAAACTCGCGCGAAGCGGTGCGACGCAATGCTTGCATGAACAACCTGAAGCAACTCGCCCTGGCGCTGCACCACTACGAGTCGGCGCAGCGGTGCTTGCCATCGGGTTACCAGTCGAACTCGCTCGCCTCCCCTCCTCCGGCGACACGCGATCCCAACACCTGGGACGCCCCGCCAGGTTGGGGTTGGACCGCGCTGCTGCTCGAACACCTCGAGCAAGGCAGCCTGGCCGAACGCATCGACTTCAACAAACCAGTCTGGGAGCTCAAGCACGCTTCGCTGGTCGATACGCGGATCGCGTTGCTGCAATGCCCGAGTTCCACCGGGCCGCGCGAAGCGTTTGACCTGGTCGATCAGGCGGGGGCACCGCTCACCATCGCCGGACACACACCGCGACTTGGCCGGAGCGACTACGTGGCCAGCCATGGGCAGGAATCGTGCTGGGGCGAGTGTGGTTCGCAAGCGACGGGGCTCGTGTTTACCGACATCTACAAGGGGCTCACCAGGACGATCACCATCGATGGCAATGCCTCGCGCGTGGCCGATGGCCCTTTCTACCGCAATTCGAAAGTCGCTCTACGGGAAGTGACCGATGGCTTGTCGCACACGATCTTCCTCGGCGAGCACTCGTCGGCCTTGAGCGATAAATCGTGGGCGGGGGTCGTACCGGGCGCGGTGGTTCATCCGAGATTCACCTCGCCGGAGAATGGCCCCGACGCCGCGGCAACGCTGGTGCTGGTGCATGCCGGCCCGTCAGGTGGCGAGTTGGACATCACAGGGCAACCGATTATCCACCCTATTAACTTTCCGACTTTGCACGTGGGGCAAATGTACGCCGAACACAGTTACGGTGGCAACATTGCCATGGGAGATGGATCGGTAACGTTTACGACGGAAGATGTCGACCCAATCGTTTGGGCGGAGTACTCCAGCATCAACGAACACGAAATCCCCGGGAACCTCTAA